From the Procambarus clarkii isolate CNS0578487 chromosome 70, FALCON_Pclarkii_2.0, whole genome shotgun sequence genome, one window contains:
- the LOC138355986 gene encoding neurofilament medium polypeptide-like, producing the protein MYPPTRKLHSESRVGGNIQRKTAPLVTAVRHVWFDGRVKEEQEKREEENEGEEKRRRWWKLGMKSNEVGLEEERSIAKKCDRAKGDRAKGDRAKGDRAKCDRAKGDRTKCDRAKGDRAKGDRAKGDRAKGDRAKGDRAKCDRAKGDRAKCDRAKGDRAKGDRAKCDRAKGDRAKCDRAKGDRAKGDRAKGDRAKCDRAKGDRAKCDRAKGDRAKGDRAKCDRAKCDRAKGDRAKGDRAKCDRAKGDRAKGDRAKCDRAKCDRAKGDRTKCDRAKGDRAKGDRAKCDRAKCDRAKGDRAKCDRAKCDRAKCDRAKGDRAKGDRAKGDRAKGDRAKGDRAPGKFTAYIPGILQRPTNTARHSTRKNSRNATHEIYRIVETPEPQGRCNERAGRSQSPKERSQERSQERSQERSRPKLSTATVNHPSAGLLRLSTIQVLVYCDCQPSKCWSTATVNHEGDATRFADSPSSSSAFLRPDNGLHRVAQAESNC; encoded by the exons ATGTACCCACCAACGAGAAAACTCCATTCGGAGAGCCGCGTGGGGGGAAATATCCAGCGCAAAACTGCACCTCTGGTGACAGCCGTAAGACATGTTTGGTTTGACGGGCGGGTAAAAGAGGAacaggagaagagagaggaggagaatgaaggagaggagaagaggaggaggtggtggaagcTGGGGATG AAAAGTAATGAAGTAGGTCTGGAAGAGGAACGATCTATTGCAAAGAAATGTGACAGAGCCAAGGGTGACAGAGCCAAGGGTGACAGAGCCAAGGGTGACAGAGCCAAGTGTGACAGAGCCAAGGGTGACAGAACCAAGTGTGACAGAGCCAAGGGTGACAGAGCCAAGGGTGACAGAGCCAAGGGTGACAGAGCCAAGGGTGACAGAGCCAAGGGTGACAGAGCCAAGTGTGACAGAGCCAAGGGTGACAGAGCCAAGTGTGACAGAGCCAAGGGTGACAGAGCCAAGGGTGACAGAGCCAAGTGTGACAGAGCCAAGGGTGACAGAGCCAAGTGTGACAGAGCCAAGGGTGACAGAGCCAAGGGTGACAGAGCCAAGGGTGACAGAGCCAAGTGTGACAGAGCCAAGGGTGACAGAGCCAAGTGTGACAGAGCCAAGGGTGACAGAGCCAAGGGTGACAGAGCCAAGTGTGACAGAGCCAAGTGTGACAGAGCCAAGGGTGACAGAGCCAAGGGTGACAGAGCCAAGTGTGACAGAGCCAAGGGTGACAGAGCCAAGGGTGACAGAGCCAAGTGTGACAGAGCCAAGTGTGACAGAGCCAAGGGTGACAGAACCAAGTGTGACAGAGCCAAGGGTGACAGAGCCAAGGGTGACAGAGCCAAGTGTGACAGAGCCAAGTGTGACAGAGCCAAGGGTGACAGAGCCAAGTGTGACAGAGCCAAGTGTGACAGAGCCAAGTGTGACAGAGCCAAGGGTGACAGAGCCAAGGGTGACAGAGCCAAGGGTGACAGAGCCAAGGGTGACAGAGCCAAGGGTGACAGAGCACCGGGAAA GTTTACAGCATATATCCCAGGTATACTCCAACGTCCCACAAACACCGCTAGGCACAGCACAAGGAAAAATAGCCGCAATGCTACGCATGAAATATACCGCATAGTCGAGACACCAGAGCCACAAGGCCGCTGCAACGAGAGGGCCGGAAGGTCCCAGAGTCCAAAAGAGCGTTCACAAGAGCGTTCACAAGAGCGTTCACAAGAGCGTTCACGCCCCAA ATTGTCTACTGCGACTGTCAACCATCCAAGTGCTGGTCTACTGCGACTATCAACCATCCAAGTGCTGGTCTACTGCGACTGTCAACCATCCAAGTGCTGGTCTACTGCGACTGTCAACCATGAAGGTGATGCGACTCGCTTCGCTGACTCTCCCTCGTCATCGTCAGCGTTCTTACGGCCGGATAATGGGTTACATCGTGTAGCACAAGCAGAGTCCAACTGTTAG